The nucleotide window CACCAGCCGGTACACCAGGTCGTTGTAGTTCAGCCCCGACGCCACCCACAGCTTGGGGTACATGCTGATGGGGGTGAAGCCGGGGACGGTGTTGACCTCGTTGATGTAGAACCGCCCGGTGGCGCGTTCGAGGAAGAGGTCCACCCGGGCCATGCCGGAGACGTCGAGGGCCTTGAAGGAAGTGACGGCCAGGCGGCGGGCCTCGGCGGTCTGGTCGGTGGTGAGCGGGGCGGGTATCAGAAGCTCCGAGTCCTCCACGTACTTGGCGTCGTAGTCGTAGAACTCGCGGGCGGGGAGGATTTCGCCGGGGACGCTGGCCTCGGGCGAGTCGTTGCCCAGGACGGCGCACTCTATCTCGCGGGCGTCCAGCCCACCCTCGACGATGATGCGACGGTCGTAGGAAGCGGCGAGCTCCAGGGCTTGCGCCAGCTCCGACGGGCCGTGGACCTTGGTGATGCCCACCGAGGAGCCCAGGTTGGCCGGCTTGACGAAGAGGGGGTAATTCAAAGCGGTCTCGATTTTGCGCACGACCCCGGTCGGGTCCGCCTCCAGCTCCGCACGGGTGAGCCCGAGATGCGGGCCGACGGGCAGACCGGCGGCGACCAGGACTGCCTTCGCCGCGAGCTTGTCCATGGCCAGGGCCGAGCCCAGCACCCCCGCCCCCACGTAGGGCAGGTCGGCCAGCTCGAAGAGCCCCTGGAGGCAGCCGTCCTCCCCGTATGTGCCGTGGACGAGGGGGAAGACGACGTCGGCCTCGGCGAAGGGGGCGGGCGGGTCCGCGGTTTCGTCAATCGGTTCGGGGAGAGGAGTAGCCTGGGTCAGCCCGGTATTCGGGTTCTTACCGCGCCTGGGCAGGAAATCCACCCGGCTCTCCAGCTTTTCCAGGATGCCCGGTCCGGCGAGCCAGCGGCCCTCCCTGGTGATCCCCACGGGGATGACGGTGAAGCGGTCGGGGTCGAGGGCCTCGATGAAGGAGCGGGCGGAGGTGAGTGAGACCTCGTGCTCCCCCGAGCGTCCGCCGAAGACGAGGGCGATGCGGATTTTCTTCATATCCATCGGATTGTGCGGGTCAGCCCCGGTTCGTCACAGGTTCACGAAGTCGGCGTCGGCGCCGCAGGCGGAGCAGCGCTCGGCCGAAAGGGCGGCCACCTCCACCCGGTAGCCCGAGCGACGGACCAGGACCGCCCCGCACTTGGGGCAGCAGGTGTCGGCGTACTTGGCCTCGACGGACACGTTCCCCAGATAGACGTACTCGAGCCCCGCCTCCTTGGCGATTCTCCAGGCGCGCTGCAGTGTGCTCTCCGGGGTGGGCGGTGCGTTGAGCTTCCACGCCGGGTGGTAGCGGGAGAAGTGCAGCGGCGTGCGCGGGTTCCGCAGGGCGATCCAGCGGGCGAGCTCCCGCAGGAGCTCCGGGGAGTCGTTGCGGCCCGGGACGACGAGGTTGGTAATTTCCACGTGGGCCGGGGAGTCCATCGCCCGCTCGATGATCGCCAGGACCGGCTCCAGCTCGCCCCCGCACAGCTCGCGGTAGAAGGCCGGGTCCATGGACTTCAGGTCGAAGTTGAAGGCGTCTATCACCCCGAGGAGCTCGTCGAAGGGCTCGGGCTCCAGGTAGGCGTTGGAGACGCAGACGGTGGAGAGGCAGCGGGCCTTGCAGGCCCTGGCCGCGTCCATAATGTACTCGAACCAGACCAGCGGCTCGGTGTAG belongs to bacterium and includes:
- the amrS gene encoding AmmeMemoRadiSam system radical SAM enzyme; amino-acid sequence: MEPPVARYWEPDTDGAVRCTLCPHRCRVAPGKRGICRLRENVSGELMAAAYGRTIALNLDPVEKKPLYHFYPGWTILSVGPNGCNLACRFCQNYASSQLEAPTSHISPEELARMADRPGCRGVAFTYTEPLVWFEYIMDAARACKARCLSTVCVSNAYLEPEPFDELLGVIDAFNFDLKSMDPAFYRELCGGELEPVLAIIERAMDSPAHVEITNLVVPGRNDSPELLRELARWIALRNPRTPLHFSRYHPAWKLNAPPTPESTLQRAWRIAKEAGLEYVYLGNVSVEAKYADTCCPKCGAVLVRRSGYRVEVAALSAERCSACGADADFVNL
- a CDS encoding D-alanine--D-alanine ligase family protein, which produces MKKIRIALVFGGRSGEHEVSLTSARSFIEALDPDRFTVIPVGITREGRWLAGPGILEKLESRVDFLPRRGKNPNTGLTQATPLPEPIDETADPPAPFAEADVVFPLVHGTYGEDGCLQGLFELADLPYVGAGVLGSALAMDKLAAKAVLVAAGLPVGPHLGLTRAELEADPTGVVRKIETALNYPLFVKPANLGSSVGITKVHGPSELAQALELAASYDRRIIVEGGLDAREIECAVLGNDSPEASVPGEILPAREFYDYDAKYVEDSELLIPAPLTTDQTAEARRLAVTSFKALDVSGMARVDLFLERATGRFYINEVNTVPGFTPISMYPKLWVASGLNYNDLVYRLVELALERHRDRRRTRRSYDSPRAKGKGKP